In the genome of Candidatus Woesearchaeota archaeon, the window GATTTTCTTTTTTTTGATACTTTTTTGTATCTTTACTAATGATTGCGATGTAAATGGCGTAGGTTCCTAAAAGGAGAATTGCAACAGCATAGCCCCAATTTTTTGTTGCGAGAAGAATACTTAGCATAAGAATGACGGTGACAAAATAAAACAGTGCATCGCGGCTTAACACATCTTTATTGAGTTTGAATACAACAGGCGAGACAAGAACACAAATCCCTGGAATAACAAGAATATTAAAAAAAGCGCTTCCAGTAATAGCTCCAATACCTACTTCAAATTTTCCAAAGGCAATAACGCTAAAAAGTGCGACAAGAAGTTCTGGTAAAGAGCTAGAAACTGCGTCAAACGTTGCTGCTTTAACAGATGCTGGTAAGCGCAAATATTTACCGAGTCTTGATGAAGCAGAAGCAAAATATTTACCTGCAAAAAAGATTGCAACGGCCGAGAGAATAATAATTCCTAATGAATGTCCCATACTCATGATTTATTTTTAAGAATAATTACTTATAAATGTGTCTTTTCTATTTTTTCTTGATTTCTTTTTTCAAGGCCATTTACGCATACATGAAGTAAGCGAAGCTTACTGGTGCGCCAAAAATCTTCGATTCACTAAAAAAATCTTTAATTTCTTGTGCACAAAAATGCTTTGCATTTTTAGTGTTTTCGCGGGCGAGCAATAGTGCATGTCAAGTCGAAGACTTGAATGCCCTGCGAAAAGCGCTAGGAAATAGTTGCAGTTTATTCTTTTCGTTTGTTTATCCTTTTTTTAGGATGAATTTCGAAAAGTTTATTCTTTTCGTTTGTTTATCCTTTTTTTAGGATGAATTTCGAAAAGTTTATTCTTTTCGTTTGTTTATCCTTTTTTTAGGATGAATTTTAAAAAGATTAATCCTTTCTTTTTTTCTTAATCTTTTTAATTTCTTTTTCAAGCTCAAGTTTCTCGAGAAGTTCTTTGTAACGATTTCTTATAGTAACTTCAGTAACGCCAGCAACATCTGCAACTTCACGTTGCGTACGCTTCTCTCCGTTGATGAGTGCTGCAACGTATAAAGCTGCCGCTGCAATTCCTGTTGGTCCGCGACCGCTGGTGAGTTCTACGCTTTGTGCTTCTTCAATAATTTCAACACTGCGACTTTGTGTTTCTGCAGAAAGTTTTAGTGCGCTTGCGAATCGAGCAATGTAATCAGCAGGATTACTAGGAAGAATTTTAATGCCAAGTTCTCGAGTGATGAAACGATATGTCCGGCCGATTTCTTTTTTTTCAATACCTGAGGCTTCACCAAGTTCATCAAGTGTACGAGGAACGTCATGACGCCTGCAAGCAGCATAGAGTGCTCCAGCTACAACGCTTTCCATACTTCGTCCACGAACTAAACCTTTTTGTACAGCGAGTGTGTAAATGCGGCTAGCTTCTTCTTCAACAGAACCAGGTAATCGTAAATAGGATGATACTCTTTTTAGCTCGGATAATGCAAGTTTTAAGTTACGCTCAATAGCAGTGCTGATTCGTTGTTGCCATTTACGTAATCTGAAGAATTTGTTTTTGGTCTTTCCACCAAACTTATAGAGATCGGCTTTTCGGCCAACATCAGTTCCAAGACCTTGATCAAACTGAGTGTAGGTCATAGGTGCGCCGGTACGACGCTTTCGAGCTGCAGCTTCGCTGTCAAATTCTCTCCATTCTTGGTCAAAATCAACCATCTTGTCTTCAATGACAAGACCGCAATCTTTACAGATAATTTCTCCTTTATCTTTGTTATAATGTAGATCTAAGCTACCACATTCTGGGCAGCGTTTTACAAATGATGGCATAGTTTGTCCCCCCTTTTAATACCATGAATAGCACGAATATGACTAGTGAAATGGCTATATTTAAAGAAATACATTGAGAGATACTTATAAATATTTCGTTTTTTACAGCTTTTATTTATAAAGATTGCTAAATTATTATAAATATTTTTGTGTCTTTACTGATTTTGTGTCCTAGAGGTTTTCGGTGCTGTTAAGACGAAATGCTTTTAAACCCAACAATTAAAAATGTGTTGTAATAAGAGGTTAAGATGATGAACTTTGGTGCTCGTAGGAAAGGTCAAACATGGTCTTTTGATTTACTTATAGCTGTAGTAATTTTTATTGTGGTTATAGGAATATTTTATGCATTTTTGGCAGATAAACAAAATCCCACAGATGCAGAAAGTCTCCAAGAAGAGGCAAAAGCGATTTCTCATTTACTTAATTGCGATATATCTCCAAGTAATTTTTGTATTCTTAAAAATGGCGAAATAGATCAAGCTCGTCTTAGAGCACTTGCTGAAAAAACGCCTGCCCAATTAGACGAATTAGGTTTAATGGGTAGTTATTGCATTTATCTTGAAGATGCAAATGGTAATCTTGTTCCTGTACCAATAACAGGCGGTAATAAAGCTGGAATAGGAACTGATGATTTCATGCTTAATGATACGCTAGCTTGCAATGGGACGATAATCTAAAATGGACATCTTAACTTATTTGTTTACCGTATTACTCGCATTTCTTGGCCTATTACTTGGAGGATTGTTTTCTGAACTTATTCGTGAAAAACTACATCAAGTGAAACACTTTTTACCTTTCTTACAATTGTTATCTATTATTATTTCGTTTCTTTTACTCTTTGCAGTCTTTCCCCTACTCATTGTTATTATGCTTCTTTTCCTAACTTTTGTCTTTATATGGATGTTTTGGGAGAAAAAAGACCATAATGTTCTTGATTATATTTTCTTCGCCCTTATTTTTGTGATGACCTCCCTTGTTCCTGTGCTGCATTATTACATGACGCTCATCCTTTTTATTTTTGGATTCTTTGCGGGAGGACTTTTTTATTCACTGCACACCAAACCACAAAAGAAAAAGAAAGGGAAAAAAGTCAAGGATGTTCACCCGCACGTAGCCCATCATCGACATTCGGGAAAGCATT includes:
- a CDS encoding transcription initiation factor IIB → MPSFVKRCPECGSLDLHYNKDKGEIICKDCGLVIEDKMVDFDQEWREFDSEAAARKRRTGAPMTYTQFDQGLGTDVGRKADLYKFGGKTKNKFFRLRKWQQRISTAIERNLKLALSELKRVSSYLRLPGSVEEEASRIYTLAVQKGLVRGRSMESVVAGALYAACRRHDVPRTLDELGEASGIEKKEIGRTYRFITRELGIKILPSNPADYIARFASALKLSAETQSRSVEIIEEAQSVELTSGRGPTGIAAAALYVAALINGEKRTQREVADVAGVTEVTIRNRYKELLEKLELEKEIKKIKKKRKD